The following proteins are co-located in the Lentibacillus sp. JNUCC-1 genome:
- a CDS encoding class I adenylate-forming enzyme family protein, with the protein MNIPNLLAMQARKYPEHEGLVTPYERISYAAWDKAVNQLASSLSDMGIAKGDKVVIHMPNTKELVYAYFAVQRLGALSIPINAKLSQKEIMYIVDHSDAKMLMSHELVFRQVEALELEEGITYVKTGPSHKGWESYEELLDAGSPDVIECHLTEDDEASILYTSGTTGAPKGVVFTHRSILTVAQMICIEMTMRPENRVLHMMPLSHSAPLHLFLISGTYVGATHVLVPTFTPDLLLETVAKERTTHFFGAPIAYLASASHEKLEAYDLSSMQYWVYGGAPLDQSKVEFIQKQFKTDSLYCVYGLTEAGPSGTLLFPEEHRNKSGSIGKRAALNCEIQLVDENGQPVAQVETGEIVLKGEGNMKGYYKADELTKESLKDGWLYTGDMAYQDADGYYWVVDRKKDIIISGGVNIFPQEIEKAMFTHPNVDDVAVVGVPNPDWGETVKAFVVLREPMDGDMTDHFKTHLTELVADFKIPRLYEEMEALPRNATGKLLKSHLRDQS; encoded by the coding sequence GTGAATATACCAAATCTTTTAGCTATGCAGGCACGGAAATATCCGGAGCACGAGGGTCTTGTAACGCCGTATGAACGGATCAGCTATGCGGCGTGGGACAAGGCGGTGAATCAGCTGGCATCGAGTCTCAGTGATATGGGCATTGCAAAAGGAGATAAGGTGGTTATCCATATGCCCAACACGAAAGAACTTGTCTATGCGTATTTTGCCGTTCAGAGGCTGGGGGCTTTAAGCATTCCGATTAATGCTAAATTATCACAGAAAGAGATTATGTATATTGTTGATCACAGTGATGCGAAAATGTTGATGAGTCATGAGCTGGTGTTCAGACAAGTTGAGGCCTTGGAGTTGGAGGAAGGCATCACATACGTCAAAACCGGCCCATCACACAAAGGCTGGGAGTCGTATGAGGAACTGCTCGATGCAGGGAGCCCGGACGTGATTGAATGTCATCTGACTGAAGATGATGAGGCGTCAATTCTTTATACATCTGGTACGACGGGGGCGCCCAAGGGGGTTGTATTTACCCATAGAAGTATTTTGACCGTAGCACAGATGATCTGTATTGAAATGACGATGCGTCCTGAAAACCGGGTGCTGCATATGATGCCGCTCAGCCATTCAGCACCACTGCATTTGTTCTTAATATCTGGCACATATGTTGGGGCGACTCATGTGCTTGTGCCAACATTCACACCGGATTTGCTGCTTGAAACCGTTGCTAAAGAGCGGACAACGCACTTCTTTGGGGCACCGATCGCCTATCTTGCCAGTGCCAGTCATGAAAAGCTCGAGGCGTACGACTTATCCTCCATGCAGTACTGGGTGTATGGTGGCGCGCCGCTTGATCAATCCAAAGTTGAATTTATTCAGAAACAGTTCAAAACCGACAGCTTGTACTGTGTCTATGGGTTAACTGAAGCCGGACCGAGCGGGACATTGCTTTTCCCTGAGGAGCACCGGAATAAATCCGGAAGTATTGGTAAGCGTGCGGCACTCAATTGTGAGATACAACTCGTTGATGAAAATGGACAGCCGGTTGCTCAAGTTGAGACAGGTGAAATCGTCCTGAAAGGTGAGGGCAATATGAAAGGGTACTATAAAGCTGATGAACTCACAAAAGAGAGTTTAAAAGACGGCTGGCTGTACACAGGAGATATGGCCTACCAAGACGCGGACGGTTATTACTGGGTGGTCGACCGGAAAAAGGACATCATCATTTCAGGCGGGGTCAATATTTTTCCACAAGAAATTGAAAAAGCGATGTTTACCCACCCGAATGTGGATGATGTTGCCGTTGTCGGCGTGCCAAACCCGGATTGGGGCGAGACCGTGAAGGCGTTTGTCGTGTTAAGAGAACCAATGGACGGAGACATGACAGACCATTTCAAGACCCATTTAACCGAACTGGTTGCCGATTTTAAAATTCCACGTCTGTACGAGGAAATGGAAGCGCTACCGCGAAATGCGACAGGTAAATTGCTCAAGAGTCATCTGAGAGATCAATCTTAA
- a CDS encoding IS1182 family transposase, giving the protein MAHRSPNCPNQIVLFEELLQERVEHKPHAARFFMYLANVLDLRYYASLSMGAPRYSRRELTAVILYAMYHGHYAAQKIQQFAEDSIGAQWILSGMRMPSYKTVERTIDALFEEVDHLFIQIIGICDGLFLVGWKRMYIDGTKIQANASKHKAMSYERLTKKIDNQSINIESLFETMKPYISSLEQVPDDKLNACIHDQAQLVNHILRQQHERELRKKEQQVFNLDLDEAEKTQGLNLEETLKASSMLLNNVPSETFNQVVNVLNDIAITSDRLNTMEQAKTALEQRWKEEKGNKKIPPEKQINFTDADSNIMMTKHHGVQQCYNNFAWVDDKTHIILGTHTGNSASDQLELQPTLLDAQNMCGSLEGMQAGADAGFFSAENIRFMKDKGIDFYVSYPELKSPFGKDKFDYDPASDTYTCPEGSTLGRKKIKKSGKIGEYSNLEACQKCPLSAQCTKATDGIRRIERHLEDDSLREDAKAKANSEKGKEILRQRKSVPEPVWGNIQTQDGWKQMHMRGKKNASREFKLHCVMHNIRKIVKLYLNSLSYQQVVQEKENSLRYPA; this is encoded by the coding sequence ATGGCACATCGCAGCCCGAATTGTCCAAATCAGATTGTTCTTTTTGAGGAATTATTACAGGAGAGAGTTGAACACAAGCCACACGCTGCCCGTTTCTTTATGTACTTAGCAAATGTACTGGATCTAAGGTACTATGCATCTCTATCTATGGGAGCTCCACGCTATTCCCGCCGGGAATTGACAGCAGTTATACTTTACGCCATGTATCATGGTCATTATGCGGCGCAGAAAATCCAACAATTTGCTGAAGACAGCATTGGCGCACAATGGATCTTATCCGGCATGCGAATGCCCAGCTATAAAACGGTGGAACGCACAATTGATGCCTTATTCGAAGAAGTTGATCATCTCTTCATTCAGATCATCGGAATTTGTGATGGGTTATTCCTGGTTGGTTGGAAACGTATGTATATTGATGGTACAAAGATTCAAGCTAATGCCTCTAAACACAAGGCGATGAGTTATGAACGTCTAACAAAGAAAATTGATAATCAATCAATTAATATTGAGTCGTTATTTGAAACGATGAAGCCATACATCAGCAGCTTGGAACAGGTACCGGATGATAAGTTAAACGCTTGTATCCATGATCAGGCCCAATTAGTTAACCACATTTTACGACAACAACACGAAAGAGAACTTCGGAAAAAAGAACAGCAAGTGTTCAACCTTGACCTTGATGAGGCTGAGAAAACGCAGGGCTTGAATTTGGAAGAAACGTTAAAAGCGTCTTCTATGCTTCTGAATAACGTTCCATCTGAAACATTTAACCAGGTGGTAAATGTGTTAAACGATATTGCGATCACAAGTGATCGACTCAACACGATGGAGCAGGCAAAAACAGCTCTGGAGCAAAGATGGAAAGAAGAGAAGGGGAACAAAAAAATCCCACCGGAAAAGCAAATCAATTTTACGGACGCAGACTCTAACATTATGATGACAAAACATCATGGAGTGCAGCAGTGTTACAACAATTTTGCCTGGGTGGATGATAAGACCCATATTATACTTGGTACACACACGGGCAACAGCGCTTCTGATCAACTTGAATTACAGCCAACACTACTTGATGCGCAAAACATGTGCGGCTCATTGGAAGGGATGCAGGCTGGTGCCGATGCCGGATTTTTTTCCGCCGAGAATATTCGTTTCATGAAGGATAAAGGCATCGACTTTTATGTATCCTATCCAGAGCTAAAGAGTCCGTTTGGAAAAGATAAATTTGATTATGACCCGGCATCTGATACATACACATGTCCAGAAGGAAGTACATTGGGGAGAAAAAAAATAAAAAAGTCCGGAAAAATTGGGGAGTACAGTAATTTAGAAGCTTGCCAAAAATGTCCTCTCAGTGCGCAATGTACGAAAGCAACAGACGGTATTCGCAGAATAGAGAGGCATTTGGAAGATGATAGTCTTCGTGAAGATGCGAAGGCAAAGGCCAATAGTGAGAAAGGCAAGGAAATTTTAAGACAAAGAAAAAGCGTACCAGAACCAGTGTGGGGAAATATCCAAACACAAGATGGCTGGAAACAGATGCATATGCGGGGGAAGAAAAATGCCTCCCGTGAGTTCAAATTACACTGTGTGATGCACAACATTCGAAAAATAGTCAAGCTCTACTTGAATAGTTTGTCATATCAGCAGGTGGTCCAAGAGAAAGAAAACAGCCTACGGTATCCCGCCTGA
- a CDS encoding metallophosphoesterase, with translation MRKLVGRFIKVILIVCAAFIIYVFWDNNRVKLVEEDIVLEQLPSQFDGFTILQLTDLHEKNFGRGQKRLLKAINSIDYDVIVMTGDMMNTPDSTHVEPFYTLLEGIDDKEHAYFVRGNDDPPSYELEPEFGKSPFIKGVEKRGVTFLESVMSIEKDDAHIHFVNFELAIIKGPEHIGKINGTDQLDYVEDARYKAYQGARWEEFDMNVFSEDVVIALNHYPVVDERVDYIQGDAKTEWRDIDLILAGHYHGGQYRLPFVGALFVPEPWYEPNQLFPPQDRVKGLWEYNGTQQYVSAGLGSSDAIQLLKFRLFNPPEINLLKLKSDGK, from the coding sequence ATGAGAAAACTTGTGGGTCGTTTTATAAAAGTTATTTTGATCGTGTGTGCTGCCTTCATCATATACGTGTTTTGGGACAACAATCGTGTCAAGCTGGTCGAAGAAGATATTGTACTTGAGCAACTGCCGAGTCAATTTGATGGTTTTACAATCCTACAACTGACAGATTTACATGAGAAGAATTTTGGCAGAGGTCAGAAACGGCTCCTTAAGGCGATTAATTCGATCGACTATGACGTGATTGTTATGACAGGGGATATGATGAATACCCCTGACAGCACACATGTTGAGCCGTTTTATACATTACTTGAAGGGATCGATGATAAGGAACATGCCTATTTTGTGCGGGGAAATGATGATCCGCCGAGCTATGAACTTGAACCCGAATTTGGGAAGAGTCCCTTTATAAAAGGGGTGGAGAAGCGGGGTGTGACGTTCCTGGAGTCAGTGATGTCGATCGAAAAGGATGATGCGCACATCCACTTTGTTAATTTTGAGTTGGCCATCATAAAAGGGCCGGAACATATCGGCAAAATCAACGGTACGGACCAGCTGGATTATGTGGAGGATGCGCGTTATAAAGCATACCAGGGGGCGCGTTGGGAAGAATTTGATATGAATGTTTTTTCAGAGGATGTTGTGATTGCCCTAAATCACTACCCTGTGGTGGATGAGCGGGTAGATTATATACAAGGAGATGCGAAAACAGAATGGCGGGACATAGATCTCATTCTGGCCGGTCATTATCATGGCGGACAGTATCGTCTGCCATTTGTCGGCGCTTTATTTGTGCCAGAACCGTGGTATGAACCAAACCAATTATTTCCACCTCAGGATCGTGTGAAAGGCTTGTGGGAATATAATGGGACACAACAATATGTGAGTGCGGGCCTTGGCAGCAGTGACGCCATCCAGTTACTGAAATTCCGTTTGTTCAACCCCCCCGAAATCAATTTACTGAAGCTTAAAAGCGATGGTAAGTGA
- a CDS encoding SAF domain-containing protein, which yields MSDLKRIGIVGTGLIGKGIAVEVDRQANMILESVLTRRDLGTMEDHPFPDRLTNSVEAFIEACDLIVECSGDVIYGTEVIARAVEAAIPVVTMNAELQVTTGSYFAKKGFITEAEGDQPGCLAALHENMIDMGFEPLVYGNIKGFMKLDPTREDMTYWSNRNGVRLDMTTSFTDGTKVQIEQALVANGLQAGIAVDGLLAPYAEDLNEAGALLAEEADRLGHPISDFVLAPKGPPGVFITGKHDERQQKTLRYLKMGEGPYYTVLQNHHLCHLEVVKTIKRVINGGGVLLNNGLKPQVGVGAVAKHTLYPGERIDKGVGSFQVRGKAVKLADYHDHVPIGLLVDAVMKRQVDPGEMVTFADVELPESLALSAWLETIEMVHMPI from the coding sequence GTGAGCGATTTGAAACGAATTGGCATTGTAGGGACTGGTTTGATTGGGAAAGGCATTGCCGTGGAAGTTGACAGACAGGCGAACATGATATTGGAAAGTGTGCTGACACGCCGTGACTTGGGGACCATGGAGGATCATCCTTTTCCTGACAGGCTGACCAATTCTGTTGAGGCTTTTATTGAAGCATGCGATTTGATTGTGGAATGCAGCGGTGATGTGATTTACGGGACGGAAGTGATTGCCCGCGCTGTAGAGGCCGCGATCCCTGTTGTGACAATGAACGCGGAACTGCAAGTGACAACGGGTTCCTATTTTGCCAAGAAAGGTTTCATTACTGAAGCAGAGGGTGATCAGCCTGGGTGTCTCGCTGCATTGCACGAAAATATGATTGATATGGGTTTTGAACCACTGGTCTATGGCAACATCAAAGGCTTTATGAAATTGGATCCGACCCGTGAAGATATGACCTATTGGTCTAATCGAAATGGGGTTCGTCTGGATATGACGACATCTTTTACAGACGGGACAAAAGTGCAAATTGAGCAAGCCTTGGTGGCCAATGGGCTTCAAGCCGGAATTGCGGTGGACGGTTTGTTGGCCCCTTATGCAGAAGATTTAAATGAAGCTGGTGCGTTATTGGCGGAAGAGGCGGATCGGTTAGGGCATCCTATTTCCGACTTCGTATTAGCTCCAAAAGGTCCTCCAGGGGTGTTTATTACTGGAAAACATGATGAGCGTCAGCAGAAAACATTACGTTATCTCAAGATGGGAGAAGGGCCTTATTATACGGTTCTGCAAAACCACCACCTCTGTCACCTTGAAGTGGTTAAAACGATTAAACGTGTGATCAATGGGGGCGGCGTGTTGCTTAACAATGGTCTGAAGCCGCAAGTCGGAGTGGGCGCTGTGGCCAAGCATACGCTGTATCCGGGCGAGCGTATAGATAAGGGTGTGGGCAGTTTTCAAGTCAGGGGCAAGGCCGTGAAACTAGCAGATTATCATGATCATGTTCCGATCGGACTCTTGGTTGATGCAGTTATGAAGCGACAAGTGGATCCAGGGGAAATGGTGACCTTCGCGGATGTCGAGCTACCGGAGAGTCTGGCATTATCGGCATGGCTCGAAACGATTGAAATGGTTCATATGCCGATTTAA
- the rfbC gene encoding dTDP-4-dehydrorhamnose 3,5-epimerase: MKVINTKLDGVKIIEPRVFLDDRGFFMESFNRKSFKDYGVDIDFKQDNHSLSKDKGVIRGLHYQMAPAAQTKLVRVITGAIYDVAVDIRQGSPTFGQWVCATLSDQNHHMLLIPKGFAHGFCTLVPNTHVQYKVDAYYAPEYDRGVRWDDPEVGIDWPTNKPILSDKDAKQPLLNEADNDFQFEETSYTGEVIK; encoded by the coding sequence ATGAAGGTCATCAATACAAAACTGGACGGTGTGAAAATTATTGAACCGAGGGTCTTTTTGGATGACCGCGGTTTTTTTATGGAAAGTTTCAACCGGAAATCATTCAAAGATTACGGAGTGGATATTGATTTTAAACAAGATAACCATTCACTTTCCAAAGACAAAGGCGTCATACGGGGGTTACACTACCAGATGGCCCCGGCAGCACAAACCAAATTGGTTCGGGTGATCACCGGGGCTATCTATGACGTGGCTGTGGATATACGCCAGGGTTCTCCCACGTTTGGCCAATGGGTGTGTGCGACATTGAGTGACCAGAACCACCATATGTTGCTCATCCCAAAGGGTTTTGCACACGGGTTCTGCACGTTGGTACCTAACACACATGTGCAGTATAAGGTCGATGCCTATTATGCGCCTGAGTATGATCGGGGTGTGCGCTGGGATGACCCGGAAGTGGGGATCGACTGGCCGACAAACAAACCGATTTTGTCTGATAAAGACGCCAAACAGCCTTTGTTGAATGAGGCCGATAATGACTTTCAATTTGAGGAGACATCTTATACCGGGGAGGTTATCAAGTGA
- the rfbA gene encoding glucose-1-phosphate thymidylyltransferase RfbA — protein MKGIILAGGSGTRLYPLTKSISKQLLPIYDKPMIFYPISVLMLAGIKEILIISTPEDTPRFEQLLGNGAELGIQLSYAVQAHPNGLAEAFIVGEDFIGQDPVALILGDNIFHGHEFTAHLERVAARAEGATIFGYGVNDPERFGVVEFDGEGNVLSIVEKPVMPKSDYAITGLYFFDNQVVEMAKAVTPSQRGELEITDILNAYLQKGQLQVELLGRGFAWLDTGTHESLLEASQFIEIVEKRQRMKVACLEEIAFNKGYISLSQLTELAEPLKKSEYGQYLLRLVQSNKTKELEVQINH, from the coding sequence ATGAAAGGCATTATATTAGCAGGCGGAAGCGGAACTCGGCTTTACCCTTTGACAAAATCCATATCCAAACAGTTGCTTCCGATTTATGATAAACCGATGATTTTTTATCCGATTTCAGTGCTGATGCTGGCAGGCATTAAAGAGATTTTAATCATTTCAACTCCGGAAGATACGCCGCGTTTTGAACAATTGTTAGGAAACGGGGCAGAGCTTGGAATTCAGTTGTCGTACGCGGTTCAGGCGCATCCGAATGGATTGGCTGAGGCGTTTATTGTCGGGGAAGACTTTATCGGTCAGGATCCAGTTGCATTGATCCTGGGTGACAACATTTTTCATGGTCATGAATTTACGGCCCATCTTGAACGGGTGGCAGCGAGAGCGGAAGGAGCAACGATTTTCGGGTATGGGGTGAATGATCCGGAACGCTTCGGAGTTGTCGAGTTTGATGGTGAAGGAAACGTCTTGTCGATTGTGGAAAAGCCTGTCATGCCGAAGTCTGATTATGCCATCACAGGGCTGTATTTCTTTGATAATCAGGTGGTGGAGATGGCTAAAGCTGTGACGCCTTCACAGAGAGGGGAGCTTGAGATCACTGATATTCTGAATGCTTATTTGCAAAAAGGCCAGTTGCAGGTTGAGCTTCTTGGCCGTGGATTTGCCTGGCTTGATACTGGGACACATGAATCTTTGCTTGAAGCTTCGCAGTTTATCGAGATTGTTGAAAAACGGCAGCGAATGAAGGTGGCATGTCTGGAGGAAATTGCCTTTAACAAAGGGTATATATCCCTCAGTCAGTTAACGGAACTGGCGGAACCCTTAAAGAAAAGCGAGTATGGGCAATACCTGCTGCGGCTGGTTCAGTCGAATAAAACAAAAGAATTAGAGGTCCAGATCAATCATTAA
- a CDS encoding glycosyltransferase family 2 protein: MSPKVSIIVPVYNLEALLPKCVDSILAQTFTDFELILVNDGSPDESGAMCEAYAKMDSRVKVIHKQNGGTASSRNVGLSVATGDYIGFVDNDDYVHVTMFETLYRQAVLYDSDIIVCDFLKVDEGDNAPAAEEQIISSVQHFNSREALNQFYTQNNVTFVVPWNKLYKRHLFDGVSYEVGNSYDDETVAHLLYFKSRKTTYIHVPLYYYVQRQGSMVNSRYHLKRFGAVYALKGRAVFFREKQEYELHEKALKVYMEKFFWHYFTAKKSLVNIDDELKQLKRTFNENILHLLKIKGVSWKQKGMWMLFVLNPSLFEWIKDRKRAS, from the coding sequence GTGTCGCCAAAAGTCAGTATCATTGTTCCAGTCTACAATTTAGAAGCTCTATTGCCAAAATGTGTGGATTCAATTTTGGCTCAGACATTTACCGATTTTGAGTTGATTCTGGTAAATGACGGTTCACCGGATGAGAGCGGGGCTATGTGTGAAGCGTATGCCAAAATGGACTCAAGGGTGAAGGTGATTCATAAACAAAATGGCGGAACGGCGTCTTCGAGGAACGTCGGTCTAAGCGTTGCCACCGGGGATTATATAGGGTTTGTTGATAATGACGATTATGTTCATGTGACGATGTTTGAAACCCTTTATCGTCAAGCTGTTCTTTATGATTCGGATATTATCGTTTGTGACTTTTTAAAAGTGGATGAAGGTGATAATGCCCCTGCAGCGGAAGAACAGATCATTTCCAGTGTTCAGCATTTTAACAGCAGAGAGGCATTAAACCAATTTTACACACAAAACAATGTGACATTCGTTGTCCCGTGGAACAAATTGTATAAACGGCATTTGTTTGACGGCGTGTCATACGAGGTTGGCAATTCATATGACGATGAAACAGTCGCACATCTGCTGTATTTTAAAAGCAGAAAAACAACTTATATTCATGTGCCGTTATATTATTATGTTCAGAGACAAGGAAGCATGGTAAATTCCCGGTATCACCTTAAACGCTTTGGTGCCGTATATGCACTAAAAGGCAGAGCTGTTTTCTTTAGGGAAAAGCAGGAATATGAGCTGCACGAAAAAGCACTCAAAGTTTATATGGAGAAGTTTTTTTGGCATTATTTTACGGCGAAGAAAAGCCTTGTCAACATCGATGACGAATTGAAGCAATTGAAGCGAACTTTTAATGAAAACATCTTACACCTTCTGAAAATAAAAGGAGTGAGCTGGAAGCAAAAGGGCATGTGGATGTTGTTCGTTCTGAACCCGTCATTATTTGAGTGGATTAAGGACCGCAAGCGCGCATCGTAA
- a CDS encoding ABC transporter ATP-binding protein has translation MKATVMKLLKFFNKGERKKLLVLFGMMIVAAFFETIGIGLIVPFVDIVTDPGIIQQQAVLSYLYDLFNFTSTSGFMIFAVGALLGVFVLKNLYLMFFNYAQLRVILNQQVKLSRRLFRAYLIKPYTFHLQRNSADLLRNVNGEVPKIFQGIIMAGFQLATEMLVIICILTLLLVTAPMATLTASVLLSGSVIVFFTILRKKISTLGEEQQEVSGKMIKWVNQGLGASKEVKVSGKEHFFIKSYTGQSQIKANNSRYMKMLELVPRLFIETLLVSIVLITMLIILFQDTSTTRLVSTMALFAMAAFRLMPSITRVVALITTIRYSQPALSVVYDDLFVGEEDFDSVTSRRVTVNKGQKSFHHAITLNDVSFRYPDQVEYAVQNVSLSIPIGQSVAFIGESGAGKTTIVDIILGLFRPERGSVKVDGVNVHEQKALWQQKIGYIPQFIFLSDDTIRGNVAFGIEGDRIDDKEVWRALEQAQLKTFVEGLPEQLDTSVGESGVRLSGGQRQRIGIARALYHNPEILFMDEATSALDNGTEKEIMKAIDGLKGEKTLIIIAHRLSTIENCDVVFELSQGKLKAIKSEVTRSII, from the coding sequence ATGAAAGCAACTGTAATGAAGCTATTGAAGTTTTTTAATAAAGGTGAACGCAAGAAATTATTAGTTTTGTTCGGAATGATGATTGTAGCTGCATTCTTTGAAACCATAGGAATTGGCTTGATCGTGCCGTTTGTCGACATTGTGACAGACCCCGGCATCATTCAGCAACAAGCAGTTTTATCCTATTTATATGACCTGTTCAATTTCACCTCGACATCGGGATTTATGATCTTTGCTGTCGGTGCTCTGTTAGGCGTGTTCGTATTGAAAAATCTATATCTGATGTTTTTCAACTATGCGCAACTCCGGGTCATTTTGAATCAGCAGGTTAAATTGTCAAGACGCTTGTTTCGAGCGTATTTGATCAAACCGTATACATTCCATTTACAGCGGAATTCTGCCGATTTGCTGCGGAACGTAAATGGGGAGGTTCCTAAAATATTTCAAGGGATCATCATGGCAGGTTTTCAGCTGGCGACGGAAATGCTGGTTATCATTTGTATTTTAACTTTACTGTTAGTCACCGCTCCTATGGCAACATTGACAGCTTCAGTTTTATTGAGCGGAAGCGTGATTGTGTTTTTCACCATTTTGCGCAAGAAAATCAGCACACTTGGGGAAGAACAGCAAGAGGTTAGCGGGAAGATGATTAAATGGGTCAATCAAGGGCTGGGTGCCAGCAAAGAAGTGAAGGTATCTGGAAAAGAGCACTTTTTTATTAAGTCCTACACAGGGCAAAGTCAGATCAAGGCCAACAACAGCCGGTATATGAAAATGTTGGAGCTTGTGCCAAGACTATTCATTGAGACGCTGCTTGTATCAATTGTTCTGATTACCATGCTGATCATCCTTTTTCAGGACACCAGTACAACTCGTCTCGTTTCAACCATGGCACTTTTCGCGATGGCGGCTTTTCGCCTGATGCCTTCAATTACAAGGGTCGTCGCACTCATTACCACGATTCGATACAGTCAGCCTGCGCTATCTGTCGTGTACGATGATTTATTCGTGGGTGAAGAAGACTTTGACAGTGTGACATCAAGAAGAGTGACGGTGAATAAAGGGCAAAAGTCATTTCACCATGCCATCACACTCAACGATGTGTCGTTCCGCTATCCAGACCAGGTTGAATATGCCGTTCAAAATGTGTCACTCAGCATACCAATTGGCCAGTCTGTCGCTTTTATAGGTGAGTCTGGGGCAGGCAAGACCACAATCGTTGATATCATTTTAGGGCTGTTTCGTCCTGAGAGAGGGTCAGTGAAAGTCGATGGCGTCAATGTGCACGAACAAAAGGCATTATGGCAGCAAAAAATTGGCTACATCCCGCAATTTATTTTCTTATCAGACGACACGATCCGAGGTAATGTGGCTTTTGGAATTGAAGGCGACCGAATCGATGACAAGGAAGTATGGCGTGCGCTTGAGCAAGCTCAGTTAAAAACATTTGTTGAAGGTCTTCCGGAACAATTGGATACTTCAGTTGGGGAGAGTGGGGTAAGACTTTCAGGGGGACAGAGGCAAAGGATTGGCATAGCCCGTGCCTTGTATCATAACCCGGAAATACTGTTTATGGATGAAGCGACTTCAGCTCTTGATAACGGGACAGAAAAAGAAATTATGAAAGCCATCGATGGGCTGAAAGGAGAAAAGACCTTGATCATCATCGCACACCGGTTAAGCACCATTGAGAATTGTGATGTGGTCTTTGAACTGAGTCAAGGCAAACTGAAAGCGATCAAAAGTGAAGTGACGAGATCGATTATCTGA
- a CDS encoding glycosyltransferase: MKKVLFMLSRMNAGGVEKSFLSLLTQFPKDRYDITLVLLEKRGVFLQLVPNWVKIEEAAWFDDIKPVIMQPPQQTIKHYMKSGQFLRMMSFTYGYFLAKKRNDRSLYYQQVFKKVPEYKNSFDLAVAYQGPTEVIDYYVAHKVRATAKVSWIHFDVSRHVINDRLFAGLYDQFHRIHVVSEHAKHQLVERFPHIKGKTNVFHNVISSETIQDLAEKTVVFDDSYPGVKIVTVGRLSFEKGQDLAIKALAELRRIGYEARWYCIGDGQQRKTYEQLIEAFGLEDDFILLGSIMNPYPFIKHADVYVQPSRHEGYCLTLAEARCLNKPIVATNFNGVRDQISHGNNGWIAENTSESLVAGIQAVLGDANMTAEFIRRLSEELPDHTEEIQERLYDMEQMVNV; encoded by the coding sequence ATGAAGAAAGTATTATTTATGCTGAGCAGAATGAATGCAGGAGGTGTGGAAAAGTCTTTTCTGTCGTTGTTGACACAATTTCCAAAAGACCGTTATGACATCACGCTTGTGCTACTGGAAAAACGAGGTGTCTTTTTGCAGCTTGTGCCGAATTGGGTCAAAATTGAGGAGGCTGCATGGTTTGATGATATAAAACCGGTCATCATGCAGCCTCCTCAACAAACGATCAAGCATTATATGAAGTCTGGACAATTCTTGAGGATGATGTCTTTTACGTATGGTTATTTTCTTGCAAAGAAACGGAACGACCGCTCTCTCTATTACCAACAGGTGTTTAAGAAGGTGCCGGAGTACAAGAATTCCTTTGATCTCGCGGTGGCCTATCAAGGACCGACAGAGGTAATTGATTATTATGTAGCCCATAAGGTCAGGGCGACGGCAAAGGTGTCATGGATACACTTTGATGTATCTAGACATGTGATCAATGACCGGTTATTTGCAGGCCTTTACGATCAATTTCACCGAATTCACGTTGTGTCAGAACATGCCAAACATCAGCTTGTGGAACGGTTTCCGCATATCAAAGGTAAAACGAACGTCTTTCACAATGTTATTTCCAGTGAGACGATTCAAGACTTAGCGGAAAAGACGGTTGTCTTTGATGACAGCTACCCTGGAGTTAAGATTGTTACGGTAGGCCGGCTATCCTTTGAAAAGGGGCAGGACCTCGCTATTAAGGCTTTAGCGGAATTACGTCGAATTGGGTATGAAGCACGCTGGTATTGCATTGGAGACGGGCAACAAAGAAAGACGTATGAACAGTTAATTGAAGCGTTTGGATTAGAAGATGATTTTATTCTGCTGGGCAGCATTATGAATCCATACCCGTTTATCAAACATGCGGATGTGTATGTACAGCCATCCCGCCATGAGGGTTATTGTTTAACGTTGGCTGAGGCCAGATGTTTAAACAAACCGATTGTAGCAACCAACTTTAATGGTGTTCGTGATCAAATCTCCCATGGTAATAACGGTTGGATTGCAGAAAACACTTCGGAAAGTTTGGTCGCAGGCATCCAAGCAGTGCTGGGGGATGCTAATATGACAGCTGAGTTTATTCGCCGTTTATCTGAAGAACTCCCAGATCATACGGAGGAGATACAGGAGCGACTATATGATATGGAACAGATGGTTAATGTTTAA